The nucleotide sequence GATTCCGGCAACCACCGGTTCGCGGCAATCTCGGCCGCCGACGGCATGTCGGACGCCACCTGTTCCGACATGCCCTTGCTCAGATCCATCACGTAGTAGCGGGGCAGCTTGGCCCACTCCGCGGCCGTGCGTGCGGCGAGCGGGTGCGGGTCGTTCTGCTTCCAGTCCGCGCTTTTCACGTGGTAGTAGGCGCGCAGGAATGCCTGGAGGCCCTGCGTTGGATGCCAGCTGTTCTCGTTGGCCTCGCGTGTCTGGTAGTAACGCTGATAGTGCTTGCGTGGAGGCGTGAGCTTCGCCAGTTCCTCGTAGATCGCGTCGGGCGCCGCTGGCGCCGGCGCACGGGACACATTCGCCGTGTTGAATGGCAGCGTGGGCGCGCCGCCGAATGGCGCGCTCATCATGGCGACGGAGCGGAAGACGTCCGGCCGCGCCAGCGCGCACCAGCCGGCGAGCGGCGACCCCTGATCGTGCCCAATGACGGCCGCCACGGAGCGGTAGCCCATGGCCGACACCAGCGCCAGCATGTCCTTGATCTTGTTGACCGTGCCGAATGGCCGAAGATCGTCCGTGTAGTTGACCGGCGCCGGCGACGTGCGGCCGTAGCCGCGCACATCCGGCGCGAACACGTGATAGCCGGAGGCCGCGAGCGGTCCCATCACCTTGCGCCAGCTGTAGGCGAGCTCAGGGTAGCCGTGCACGAGCAGCAGCGCGGGCCGGCCCGGCGTCTCGTAGCCGGCCTCGAGCACGTGCACGCGGAGCCCATTGACGCCGTCAACGAAGCGGGAGCGGACACCGGGTGGCAGCACCGCTGCGTTCAGCGGCCCGATGTCGCTGTTCGGGGCCTGCCTGGTCAGGGCCGCCTCCACGCGCGCGCCGAACGCCAGCGGGGCCACGGACGCGAGCAGTCCCTGCAGGACGCTCCGGCGAGTGGGTGGGAGACCGGGCCGTGATCGGTTCGCGAGGTCGTCCTGATCGTGCTGCATGGGCCGCAACGTTACCAGAACGGGCCACGCTTTCAAGCGCATCGCGCCTGCTTCATGCCATTCGGATGTAATCTAGGCCGAGGACGCTCCCATGTCGCGCGCCACCGACGCCAAGTCGATTCTCAACAAATATGCACTCGCCTCCGGCGGCGCTGGCCTGATCACGGCGCCGTTCCTGGGCATGGCCGCGCTGACGGGCCTGCATTTCGCCCTCATCAAGGAACTGTCGGCGCTCTACGGCGTGGAATTCTCGAAGGAGAGTTCGCGCGGCATCCTGCTCGCCCTCGGCGCGGCGTTTCTCCCCGGATGGATGGGATACGGCCTGCAGCGGACGATTCTCCAGAGGTTGCCGGCCATGACCTCGCTGGTCGGCTGGGTCGCGATGGCGGGGTTTTCAGCCGCGGTGACCTACGGCCTCGGCAAGACCCTGATCGAACATTTCGAATCCGGCGGAACGCTGGCGGACTTCGACGTCAAGCGCTTGCACGACGCGGTGCGCCACGCCTTCGGAACCACCCATCCGTCCACCCCGAAGAGCCTGGCCTCGTAGGCGCGTTCGGGTTTCAGCGCTTCCCGATGGCAAACAGCGTGGACATGGCGCGGATGTACATCACGCCTTCCGACAGTGCCGGCGTCGCCATCAGCGACTCGCCCATCGAGTTGGTGCCAATCAGCTTGAAGGCCGGTCCCGCTTCCACCAGCAGCATCTCCCCGTCCTCGTTCGAGAGGTAGATCTTCCCATCCGCCGCGACCGGTGACGCGCTGTAGCCGCTGCCGACGAGCGGCAGCCGCTGGCGGTAGATCTCCTTGCCGGTCACCGGATCGTAGGTGTCGAACACGCCGTTGTTGGCGAGCACATAGAGGATGCCGCGATAGGCGAGCGGTGTCGGCATGTACGAGCCGCGGCCGGTCTTGCTCCATGCCACCTGGGCACTGTGGTCCTCGCCCTTCGGCAGGGTGAGGTCGCCGCGGGCGCCCGGCTTCACCGCGAACACGGGACGTTCCGGCGCGCGGCCACTGGCCACGATGTGCAGGCCGTCGCTGAAGATCGGTGTCGGCGCCGTGATCTTCGAGCTGCCACCGAGCTTCCAGAGTTCGCGGCCGGTCGTCGGGTCGTAACCGCGCACGAAGTTCGAGGCGTTGGTCACCAGTTCCGGACCGGCCGGCGTCGTCACCACGGTGGGCGTTCCCCACGACGGCAGCTCGTCGCGTTCCGTCTTCCACACCGTCTCGCCGGTCTCGGCGTTGAGTGCCAGCACGAACGAGTCCGCCTGCGTGTCGCACTGGATGATCACGAGGCCGTTCCAGATGATGGGCGAACTCGCCGGCCCCCACTCGTAGCTGGGAATGTCGTAGGCGCCCATGTTGACGCGGCCGATGTCCACCTTCCACCGCAGGTTCCCGGCCAGGTCGTAGGCATACACGCCTTGCGAACCAAACCACGCGACGACGATGCGGCCATCCGTGGCGGGCGAGGCGCTGGCATAGGTGGACTTTATGTGGCGCACGTTCAGAGGCTCGCCCTGAGCGGCCGTCCGTTCCCAGCGGATCTTGCCGGTCTTCTTGTCGACCGCGTAGAGCATCCACCGCTGCGGCGACCGATCCTCGGAGGCGTCGCCGTCACCGTAGAGGCCGGGCTTGAACGTCGCGTCCTTGCGGCTGCTGACGGCGCTGGTGACGAACACGAGATCGCCCCAGACGACAGGACTCGAGTGCGCGAGGCCGGGGATGGGCGCGCGCCACAACACGCCGTCCCCGGTGGCCGGGTTCCAGCGATCGGGCAGGTGCTGGCCCTCGGCAATGCCCGAGGCGACCGGCCCGCGGAACGACGGCCAGCTGCCGGTCGCTGGTGCCGGGCTGGGCAGGCGCGTCGCCGATCCCGCGGTCCGCACGATGCGGCGCTCGGCCTTTGGTGCCACCGTGCCGGGTGGCATCCAGACGTTGCGGTCAAGAATCATCCGGCGAGGCACGCAGTCGTCGGCGACAACGGCGAGGGTGAGGTTGGCGCCGTTCAACGCAAAGGTGTAGCGGCCGGGGCCCGTGCAGCCGTCGGGGCCGGCGGCCATCTGCAACGTGACCTCGTTCCCTGATGCGGTCCAGGTCCCGCCCATCGACGGCCAACCCGCGCCCGACAGGACAAAGGTGCCCGACGCATCGAACTGGAGCGTGAAATCTCTGAGGGCCAATGGACCGCCCGGCAGCGCGCGTTGTGCGGCCGGAGAAACGCCCAGGACGAGGAGGAGGGTAGTGACTGCCAGGAGGCGTGGCACGGCGCCATCCTAGCACCGCGAAAAAAACGCAGGGCGGGAAAGGAGACCCGCCCTGCGTACCAATCCGGCGAGGGGCCGGATGCTAGAACTCGAGCCGCGCGCCGATCTGCACTTTTCTCGGCGAGTAGCTGGTGCTGTAGGCCGTGAGCAGCAGGAAGTTCGTGGATGCCTGGTTGCCGTTCGGGTTCGCGAAGTTGGTGCGGTTGGTCAGGTTGAAGAGGTCCGCCGAGATCTCGAGGCGGCGGCGCCCCTGCACGCGGAAGCCGTAGCCGAGCCGCATGTCGAGGCCGAAGAAGCCCGGGCCATAGGCGCCGTTGCGCTCAGCCTTGTAGTTGCTGACGGTGTAGGCGTTGTTGCCATTCCCCTTGTACTCGGCCACTGGCAGCGGTTCGGTCAGCAGGCCGTTCAGGTCGGAATCGACGTTCTGGTTGACCAGGCTGAACGGCCGGCCGCTGATCGCGCGCGCCACCCAGCTGACGTTGAGGCCGCCGGTCCGCGGAATCAGCGCGGTGCCGCTCACCGTGAAGTTGTGCCGGTTGTCGAAGTCGGTCGGTCCCTCGTTCAGTTCGAGCCGCATGTCGTCGCGCAGCTGGAAGCCGCTCTGCGGCGCGCCGTTGCCCGAGGTGTTGCCGTTCGACTTCGCCAGCGTGTACGACACCTGCGCGCTGTAGTTGTTGCTGAAGCGCTTCTTCACCTGGAGCATCAACGCGTTGTAGTCGAGCTCGCCGGTGTTCTGGTACTGGATGACGTTGGTCGTGAACGGGGCAAAGCCGGGGTACTTAGTCGCCAGGTCCGCGACGGCGGCGACCAACTGCGTATTGGGCACGCGCGTCAAGGTGGACGCGGCGACGGTGGGGTTGGAGCGTACCTGCGGGTTGAGGACCTTTGCCATCAGCAGGTCGCGCCCGCGCGAGTAGACGTAGTCCACGCTCACGCTCAGTTCCTCGCGCAGCTGCCGTTCGTAGCCGATGCTGACTTCGTCGGTGTACGGCGTCCGGCGATCGGGGTTGTCCCAGGTGGCGCCGGTGTTCCGCAGCCGCTGGCCTCCCGGATACAGCTGGTTCAGCAGGGTGCGGTTCAGCACCGGCCCGTTGACCAGGAAGGGGTCGGTCGGCAACTGCCCGTTGCGCGGGCCGTTGTCGGCCGCCGCGGTCGGGAAGTTGACGAGGAACGAGCCGGTGAACGGCGTGCCGGTGTAGAGGCCGCCGATCACTTCGAAGTGCGTCTTGTCGAAGAAGCGCCCCACACCGATGCGGACCACGCTCTTGCCGCCGATGTCGTAGGTGAAGCCGAGGCGCGGCGCGATGTTGTTGGAGTCCACCGGGTGCTTGTCCGTCAGCGGGTCGTCGTCTTCGTCCGCGAACGGAATCAGCTCCACGTCGTAGCGGGCGCCGAGGTTCAGCGTCACGTTGTTGCCGAGCCGCCACTTGTCCTGCGCGAATCCCGAAATATAGTGTGCCTTCTGGTAGAACACGTTCGGGCCGCCGACGCGGATGGACAGGCGGTCGGGATAGGTCGACGGCACCGCGGGATTGAACGGCACGTTGCTGCGGCCAAACGAGAAGGTGCCGTTCAGGTTGCCCTGGTTGGTGTTATAGGCGGTGGAGTACGAGTACTGCGCGCCAAACTTCACGTCGTGATCCCCGCCCTTGCCGGGGATGAACCACGCCAGCGTCTCTTCGACCTGGATGCCGTCGTTGACGCGTGCCGACGAGGTGTTGTCCTGCTGGTCGATGTAGTCCTGGTAGCCCAGCGTCACCGGACACTTCGACAGGTCACGACCGTTGGTGTTGAAGCAGTTGTTGGCAAACGCCACGTTCTCACGGGTCCAGGTGACGCGGAAGGTGCTGACCTTGGTGTTCGACAGCACTACGTTGAGATTCCCCGACACGGTCTGGTCGACGTCCGACTCCTCGCGCGCCGCGGACGGGGCGGCGGCCTGTGTGCCGGTCGCGATAATCTGATTGACCTGCGGCGATTGCTCGCGGAGCCAACGCACGCTATAGGTCGCGCTGTTGTTGATCTGGTGGTCGCCGCGGATGATGGTGTTCCACACGCGGTCCTGCGTGAGCTGGGTGCCGTTGTACTCGGGCCGCGCCGGGATGTTGATCGCGTTCGGCCGATCGATCGAGAAACGTTCCAGACTGGCGAAGAAGTGGATCTTGTTCTTCACGATCGGCCCGCCGAACGTGCCGCCCCACCGCTCGTACTTCGTCTCCGGTTTGGGCAGGTTGTTCTGCTTCGCAAAGAAATGGTTGGTCGTCAGCTTGGTGTCCTGCAGGAACCCGAAGGCGACGCCGCGGAAGTCGTTGGTGCCGGCCTTGGTCACGGCGTTGACGACGGCGCCCGAGGTGCGGCCGTACTGCGCGTCGTACTGGCCGGTGATCACCTGGAACTCCTGGATCGCCTCGATCGGCGTGCGCGCCTGCGTGCCCGCGCGCTGCCCGATCACGTCGTCGTTGTTGTTGCCGCCGTCGAGCATGTAGTTGTTGTTGCGGGGGTCCTGGCCGTTGACCGAGATCGAGTCGCTGCCGAACGACTCGGTGCTGACCGACGGCACGATGCCGGGCAGCAGCCCGACGAAGCCGATGAAGTTGCCGTTCACGCTGGGCAGCTTCACGAGCGTGTCGCTGGTGATGTTGCCGCCCAGTTCTTTCGACGTCAGGTCGACGATCGGCGAGACGGCGGTGACGTTGACGGTCTCTTCGAGCCCGCCCACCGACATGGTGACGTCGATGCTGGTGGTCTTGCCGACTTCGAGGCGCAGATCCTGCCGGTCGAACTTCTTGAAGCCCTGCAGCTCCGCGGTGGCGCGGTAGGTGCCGGGCACGAGGCCGCTGGCGATGAACGAACCGTCGGCGCCGGATACCGTTTCGCGGTACATGCCGGTGGCCTGGTTGGTGACGGTCACGGTGACGCCGGGGAGGACCGCACCCTGCTCGTCGATGACGCGACCGCGCAGTTCAGAGGTGCCCTGCTGTGCCGACGCCGCCGTCGCGACCAGCACCATGGCGAACACCCAATTCCAAATCCGTAATTTCATTCTGACCTCCGGGAAAGCAAGCAACAACAACAACAACAGAGACACTCTTTCAAGCTACCGTACGCCGACGCCGAGAATCTCGCCGCGCAGCAGTGCGTTCTTCATGCGATCGCTGCCGCAGTCGAGGTGGTCTTCCATCAACGCCTTCGCGCCGGCAGGATCCCGCCTCGCGATGGCATCGACAATCTGCAGGTGTGCTTCGCTGGCGCCGCCCTGGAACTGGGCGGGCGCCACGCCGAGCGAGAGGAAGCGATCGATCTGGCCGAGGCACCGCTCGATCAGCTCGGCGGCGAGCGTGTTGCGCGCGACGCGGGCAATCGCCAGGTGGAAGCGGGCGTTCATGGCCTCGGCTTCGCGATAGTCGTCGGCGCCCGAAAGCCGCGCCAGGTCCCGCAACACGTTCACATCGTCCGGCGTCGCGAGCTCCGCCGCGCGCGCGGCGGCGGCACCTTCCAACAGCCGGCGGACATCAAAGGTGTCGTGGACGGCTTGCACCGTGACGCGGGCCACGAAGTAGCCGCGGCCCTGGACGCGATCGAGGTAGCCCTCCTGCCACAAGCGCGACAGGCCTTCGCGAATCGGGGTGCGCGACATGCCGTGGGCGGCGGCCAGGGCCGGCTCCGACAGGGGCGCGCCGGGCGGATAGCGGCCGTCGATCATGCCGGCCTTGATGCTCCGGTAGGCGCGCTCCACCTGGGAGGCGTTGTCAGCGGCGGTTGGCGCGGAGTCTTTGTCCACCATACCTGCGGAATCCAGTCAGTATACAGGCAGAAACAGGCCAATTTGGCCGAATCTGAGGATCGTTGTGCAATTTGCCCGGTTCGCGTGTCCATGGCGGGACTCGCGGCCCGTCGGTCTTGATCGTGTTGGTTCCCCTGCCGTGTGTCTATAATGAAACTTGAACACACGATATTCATTTTTCATGTTAAACTGGTTTCGTGTTCGGCCGCGAAGATCACCTCCTGAACGTCCGTCGCCAGCTTCGGCGTCAGCCCGTGGTCGGATTGCTCGGGCCGCGGCAGATCGGCAAGACCACGGTGGCGAGGGCCATTGCCGCCGCCAGCGGCAAGGCGATGACCTACTTCGACCTCGAGGACCCGGCTGACCTTCGCCGGCTGGACGACGAGGCCACCGCGCTCGCGGACCTGAAGGGGCTGGTCGTCATTGACGAGGTGCAGCGGCGACCCGAACTGTTCCCAGTGCTCCGGGTCCTGGCCGACCGGCCGCGGCGCCCGGCGTCATTTCTTGTCCTCGGCAGTGCCTCGCCGCACTTACTGAAGCAGAGTTCCGAGACGCTCGCCGGCCGCGTGACTTATCACGAGCTCGATGGCTTCGGTCTCGCCGACGTGGGCGCCGCATCCTGGCGGAAGCTCTGGCTGCGCGGCGGCTATCCCCGGAGCTACCTGGCTCGCAACGATGCCGAGAGCATGGCGTGGCGCGGCGACCTGCGACGCACCTACATTGAGCAGGACCTTCCTGCCCTGGGCCCCGGCTACCCGGCCAGGACCATCGAGCGCGTCTGGGAGATGCTCGCGCACTATCACGGCCAGATCTGGAACGGATCCGAGATCGCCCGCTCATTCGGCGTGTCGCACCCGACCAGCCGTCGCTACCTGGATCTGCTCGTCGACACCTTCATGGTGCGCCTGTTGCCGCCATGGAGCGAGAACGCCGGCAAGCGGGTCGTGAAATCCCCCAAGCTGTATTTCCGCGACGTCGGCCTCCTGCACCATCTGCTCGGCATCCAGCGCGCGGACGACCTGGTGCGGCACCCCAAGGTGGGCGCCTCCTTCGAGGGATTTGCCATCGACGCGGTGATCCGTCGTCTTGGCGCGGATCGTCGCGAGTGCCATTTCTGGGCCACGCACCAAGGGGCTGAACTGGACCTGCTCGTGGTCCGCGGCGGCACGCGGTTGGGCTTTGAGATCAAGCACACCGTGGCGCCGGAGGTGACCAAGTCCATGAGGATTGCGCTCACCGACCTTGGCCTCGATCGGCTCGATGTCATTCATGTCGGCAAGGACACCTACCCGCTGACGGAACGGATTCGGGCGGTGGCCTTCGATCGCCTGCACCAGGACGTGCGCCCCCTTTGACAGGGTACGGACCTTCGCGCGGTCGAGAGGCGGCTAGCGGGTATTGCCGTCCATGCCGACGTTCGACAGCCGGTCGGCGTCCTTGTTCATCTCGCGCGGCACGTGGGAAAAGCTGACGTTGCCGATCTGCATGACCAGCATCTTCGCGCGCAAATAGAGCGGCTTGAGGCCTTCGTTCTTCACCCGGTAGTTGCCGCGCATCTGCTCGACCAGCAGCAGGGAATCACCCTTTACCGCGAGCGCCGTGACGTCGTGATCCGCAGCCCATTGCAGGGCGGCAATGAGACCGTGGTACTCGGCGACGTTGTTGGTGGCGGTGCCGAGGGCGCCGCTCAACTCGGCCAGCACGGTGCCGGCGTCGTCGACGATGTACGCGCCCCAGCCGGCGGGGCCAGGATTGCCCCGCGAGCCGCCGTCGAAGTAAGCAGTAATCAAGGTGCCGGAGGTGCCTCAGGTGCCTTGGGTACCTGAGGTGCGATGAAGTAGAGAATCCGGTTGCAGCTGTCGCACTGCACGATCTGATCGTTCTTCAACACGTTGACGAACACCGCGGGACGGAGGCGGACCTGGCACACCGTGCAGCGCTCGCCTTCGGCGCGGGCGACGGCGGTGCCGCGGACCTTGGCGATGCGGGCGAAGGTGTCAACCAGGCCCTTGTCGTTCAGCCCGCCGATCAGGCTGGCGCGGGCGGTGGCGCACTCGATCACCACGGCCTGCTGCACGATGACGTCCTGTTCGATGCCGCCGCGCTCGGTGCCCACCTTGGCCTGGGCAGCCTTCAGGGCGGCCTCGGCCTTCTTGATAGTGGCGTTGATCTCGTCGACCTCCATCATGTTGAGCAGGATCTTCTCTTCCTGTGCGCCAACCTCGGTCGCCGCGGCGTCGATCTGATGTTGCATCGCGCGGAACTCTTCGTTGGTCTTGACCTGCATCAACTGGTCTTTGTACTTGGCCTGTCGCTGCTGGACGGCGGCGAGGTCCTTGTCGATCAGGCTGCGGCGGGTCTTGCTGTCGGCGAGGGCGTGTTTGGCCGCCTCGAGGGCGGCGGTGGCGTCGTGCAGGAGGGCGTCGAGCGCAGCGATGCGGCCGGGTGCCTCCGCGATGGCCTTGGCGGCCACCGCGGCTTTGCTTTCGATCTCTTGCAGTCGGATCAGGCGTTCAAGATCGGGAAGCATTGGTCCTTAAAGAAGTGGGCCCACCTGGATTCGAACCAGGGACCAACCAGTTATGAGCCGGCCGCTCTAACCAACTGAGCTATGGGCCCTCGGTTACGAACGACCTTCGAGGAATGCCCGCAGTTTACGCGATCGCGACGGGTGGCGCAGCTTGCGCAGCGCCTTGGCCTCGATCTGGCGGATGCGCTCGCGGGTCACCGCGAAGTTCTGGCCGACTTCCTCGAGCGTGTGCTCGCTGCCGTCGCCCACGCCGAAGCGCATCTTGATGACCTTTTCCTCGCGCGGCGTCAGCGTCTTCAACACCGACTCGGTCTGTTCCTTCAGGTCGAGGTTGATCACCGCTTCCGACGGCGACACCGCCGAGCGGTCCTCGATGAAGTCGCCCAGGTGCGAATCTTCCTCTTCGCCGATCGGGGTCTCGAGCGAGATCGGCTCCTGCGCGATCTTGAGGACCTTGCGGACCTTCGAGACCGGGATGTCCATGCGCCGGGCGATCTCCTCGGAGGTGGGCTCGCGTCCCAGCTCCT is from Vicinamibacterales bacterium and encodes:
- a CDS encoding alpha/beta hydrolase; this encodes MQHDQDDLANRSRPGLPPTRRSVLQGLLASVAPLAFGARVEAALTRQAPNSDIGPLNAAVLPPGVRSRFVDGVNGLRVHVLEAGYETPGRPALLLVHGYPELAYSWRKVMGPLAASGYHVFAPDVRGYGRTSPAPVNYTDDLRPFGTVNKIKDMLALVSAMGYRSVAAVIGHDQGSPLAGWCALARPDVFRSVAMMSAPFGGAPTLPFNTANVSRAPAPAAPDAIYEELAKLTPPRKHYQRYYQTREANENSWHPTQGLQAFLRAYYHVKSADWKQNDPHPLAARTAAEWAKLPRYYVMDLSKGMSEQVASDMPSAAEIAANRWLPESELRVYVEEYGRTGFQGGLNGYRGSPGADDLQLFAGRTIDVPATFMGGKQDWGVHQNPGAIQRLERNLTTKYQGTLLVDGAGHWVQQEQADALSTLLVDFLKRNA
- a CDS encoding DUF697 domain-containing protein yields the protein MSRATDAKSILNKYALASGGAGLITAPFLGMAALTGLHFALIKELSALYGVEFSKESSRGILLALGAAFLPGWMGYGLQRTILQRLPAMTSLVGWVAMAGFSAAVTYGLGKTLIEHFESGGTLADFDVKRLHDAVRHAFGTTHPSTPKSLAS
- a CDS encoding PQQ-binding-like beta-propeller repeat protein, whose amino-acid sequence is MPRLLAVTTLLLVLGVSPAAQRALPGGPLALRDFTLQFDASGTFVLSGAGWPSMGGTWTASGNEVTLQMAAGPDGCTGPGRYTFALNGANLTLAVVADDCVPRRMILDRNVWMPPGTVAPKAERRIVRTAGSATRLPSPAPATGSWPSFRGPVASGIAEGQHLPDRWNPATGDGVLWRAPIPGLAHSSPVVWGDLVFVTSAVSSRKDATFKPGLYGDGDASEDRSPQRWMLYAVDKKTGKIRWERTAAQGEPLNVRHIKSTYASASPATDGRIVVAWFGSQGVYAYDLAGNLRWKVDIGRVNMGAYDIPSYEWGPASSPIIWNGLVIIQCDTQADSFVLALNAETGETVWKTERDELPSWGTPTVVTTPAGPELVTNASNFVRGYDPTTGRELWKLGGSSKITAPTPIFSDGLHIVASGRAPERPVFAVKPGARGDLTLPKGEDHSAQVAWSKTGRGSYMPTPLAYRGILYVLANNGVFDTYDPVTGKEIYRQRLPLVGSGYSASPVAADGKIYLSNEDGEMLLVEAGPAFKLIGTNSMGESLMATPALSEGVMYIRAMSTLFAIGKR
- a CDS encoding carboxypeptidase regulatory-like domain-containing protein yields the protein MKLRIWNWVFAMVLVATAASAQQGTSELRGRVIDEQGAVLPGVTVTVTNQATGMYRETVSGADGSFIASGLVPGTYRATAELQGFKKFDRQDLRLEVGKTTSIDVTMSVGGLEETVNVTAVSPIVDLTSKELGGNITSDTLVKLPSVNGNFIGFVGLLPGIVPSVSTESFGSDSISVNGQDPRNNNYMLDGGNNNDDVIGQRAGTQARTPIEAIQEFQVITGQYDAQYGRTSGAVVNAVTKAGTNDFRGVAFGFLQDTKLTTNHFFAKQNNLPKPETKYERWGGTFGGPIVKNKIHFFASLERFSIDRPNAINIPARPEYNGTQLTQDRVWNTIIRGDHQINNSATYSVRWLREQSPQVNQIIATGTQAAAPSAAREESDVDQTVSGNLNVVLSNTKVSTFRVTWTRENVAFANNCFNTNGRDLSKCPVTLGYQDYIDQQDNTSSARVNDGIQVEETLAWFIPGKGGDHDVKFGAQYSYSTAYNTNQGNLNGTFSFGRSNVPFNPAVPSTYPDRLSIRVGGPNVFYQKAHYISGFAQDKWRLGNNVTLNLGARYDVELIPFADEDDDPLTDKHPVDSNNIAPRLGFTYDIGGKSVVRIGVGRFFDKTHFEVIGGLYTGTPFTGSFLVNFPTAAADNGPRNGQLPTDPFLVNGPVLNRTLLNQLYPGGQRLRNTGATWDNPDRRTPYTDEVSIGYERQLREELSVSVDYVYSRGRDLLMAKVLNPQVRSNPTVAASTLTRVPNTQLVAAVADLATKYPGFAPFTTNVIQYQNTGELDYNALMLQVKKRFSNNYSAQVSYTLAKSNGNTSGNGAPQSGFQLRDDMRLELNEGPTDFDNRHNFTVSGTALIPRTGGLNVSWVARAISGRPFSLVNQNVDSDLNGLLTEPLPVAEYKGNGNNAYTVSNYKAERNGAYGPGFFGLDMRLGYGFRVQGRRRLEISADLFNLTNRTNFANPNGNQASTNFLLLTAYSTSYSPRKVQIGARLEF
- a CDS encoding GntR family transcriptional regulator: MVDKDSAPTAADNASQVERAYRSIKAGMIDGRYPPGAPLSEPALAAAHGMSRTPIREGLSRLWQEGYLDRVQGRGYFVARVTVQAVHDTFDVRRLLEGAAAARAAELATPDDVNVLRDLARLSGADDYREAEAMNARFHLAIARVARNTLAAELIERCLGQIDRFLSLGVAPAQFQGGASEAHLQIVDAIARRDPAGAKALMEDHLDCGSDRMKNALLRGEILGVGVR
- a CDS encoding ATP-binding protein, with product MFGREDHLLNVRRQLRRQPVVGLLGPRQIGKTTVARAIAAASGKAMTYFDLEDPADLRRLDDEATALADLKGLVVIDEVQRRPELFPVLRVLADRPRRPASFLVLGSASPHLLKQSSETLAGRVTYHELDGFGLADVGAASWRKLWLRGGYPRSYLARNDAESMAWRGDLRRTYIEQDLPALGPGYPARTIERVWEMLAHYHGQIWNGSEIARSFGVSHPTSRRYLDLLVDTFMVRLLPPWSENAGKRVVKSPKLYFRDVGLLHHLLGIQRADDLVRHPKVGASFEGFAIDAVIRRLGADRRECHFWATHQGAELDLLVVRGGTRLGFEIKHTVAPEVTKSMRIALTDLGLDRLDVIHVGKDTYPLTERIRAVAFDRLHQDVRPL
- a CDS encoding ribonuclease HI family protein, whose product is MITAYFDGGSRGNPGPAGWGAYIVDDAGTVLAELSGALGTATNNVAEYHGLIAALQWAADHDVTALAVKGDSLLLVEQMRGNYRVKNEGLKPLYLRAKMLVMQIGNVSFSHVPREMNKDADRLSNVGMDGNTR
- a CDS encoding C4-type zinc ribbon domain-containing protein; this encodes MLPDLERLIRLQEIESKAAVAAKAIAEAPGRIAALDALLHDATAALEAAKHALADSKTRRSLIDKDLAAVQQRQAKYKDQLMQVKTNEEFRAMQHQIDAAATEVGAQEEKILLNMMEVDEINATIKKAEAALKAAQAKVGTERGGIEQDVIVQQAVVIECATARASLIGGLNDKGLVDTFARIAKVRGTAVARAEGERCTVCQVRLRPAVFVNVLKNDQIVQCDSCNRILYFIAPQVPKAPEAPPAP